The following proteins come from a genomic window of Sebastes fasciatus isolate fSebFas1 chromosome 6, fSebFas1.pri, whole genome shotgun sequence:
- the ralgds gene encoding ral guanine nucleotide dissociation stimulator isoform X2 encodes MVHSPGMFDSSWRVRSIWDGVRLEVVQDRSPVVLHSLTHLDPDLPLLESSTQEIGEEAEEDAIFTITLRKVQLHQSASKGQRWLGVDTDSALSLYETCKVRTIKAGTLERLVEYMVSAFRGKDSTYVTIFLCTYRSFASTRQVLDLLLNRYAKLQNVPVATAHRISQDDCTELRNTVSSILGAWLDQYSEDFWSPPTYDCLHQLMSYLHHHFPGSDLERRARNLLAHFHRRHQCEPDPDGMKAGQERDNSRAGTPGKWGEHIGCPFATQEESGFEDELPAFSFLSFDPIMVAEQFTLMDADLFKKVVPYHCLGGIWSQRDKKGKEHLAPTIRATVAQFNSVTNCVITTCLSNPTLKPNQRARLLERWIDVARECRILKNFSSLRAILSALQCNAIHRLKRTWEEVSRESFRTFRELSEIFSDDNNYSLSRELLVKEGTSKFATLEINPKRAQRRHQQQRDLGVMQGTIPYLGTFLTDLVMMDTAMKDYTEGGLINFEKRRKEFEVIAQIKLLQLASNNYSFTQDSHFREWFAGVEKLSEAESYNLSCEIEPLSESASNTLRAKKNGGIMKRWSDRQLTEAGCSSAPGSHSKSFDHSHYRPYQGSGGGGGGGGGGGDSGDALSVTSVSSSGSDLEDVNASFLSDSPEGHERKTSTPSVKLTVSALGREAPAADTTSTMKMKMSSPPLLCSPVQFWECTSLSSLDTSGTGSSSGSASGSSSASSSSVSSSTPLSAGRSHKRSVSAVSNYSTLSLPLYNQQVDDCCIIRVSLDVENGNMYKSILVTSQDKTPAVIRKAMIKHNLEREKTDEYELMQKITEDKELRIPDNANVFYAMNSTANYDFVLKKRGLARPMRAKNVASSTLPRMKQKGLKIAKGIF; translated from the exons AGCTCGACGCAGGAGATCGGCGAGGAGGCCGAGGAGGACGCCATCTTCACCATCACGTTGAGGAAGGTGCAGCTTCACCAGTCGGCCAGTAAGGGGCAGCGATGGCTCGGCGTGGATACGGACTCCGCACTGAGCCTCTACGAGACCTGCAAGGTGCGGACCATCAAGGCCGGCACGCTGGAGAGGCTGGTGGAGTACATGGTGTCGGCGTTCAGGGGCAAAGACTCCACCTACGTCACCATCTTCCTCTGCACCTACCGCTCCTTCGCCTCCACCAGGCAGGTGCTGGATCTCCTGCTCAACAG gtATGCCAAGCTGCAGAACGTCCCTGTAGCCACGGCACACCGAATCTCCCAGGACGACTGCACAGAGCTGAGAAA caCCGTTTCGTCCATCCTTGGCGCATGGCTGGACCAGTACTCCGAGGACTTCTGGAGTCCTCCGACCTACGACTGTCTTCACCAGCTCATGTCCTACCTTCACCACCACTTCCCCGGCTCGGACCTGGAGCGCCGCGCCCGCAACTTGCTGGCCCACTTCCACCGCCGACATCAGTGTGAGCCTGATCCTGATGGTATGAAGGCAGGACAGGAGAGGGACAACAGCAGGGCAGGGACTCCTGGAAAATGGG GGGAACACATCGGCTGCCCTTTCGCTACGCAGGAAGAGAGTGGCTTCGAGGACGAGCTTCCTGCTTTCAGCTTCCTGTCGTTTGACCCCATCATGGTGGCGGAGCAGTTCACGCTCATGGACGCG GATCTGTTTAAGAAGGTGGTGCCCTACCACTGCCTGGGGGGGATCTGGTCTCAGCGGGACAAGAAGGGGAAGGAGCACCTGGCTCCCACCATCAGAGCCACCGTGGCCCAGTTCAACTCCGTCACCAACTGTGTCATCACCACCTGCCTGAGCAACCCCACGCTGAAGCCCAACCAGAGAGCCCGGCTGCTGGAGAGGTGGATCGACGTGGCTCGG GAGTGTCGGATCCTGAAGAACTTCTCCTCGTTGCGAGCCATCCTCTCCGCCCTGCAGTGCAACGCCATCCACCGCCTGAAGAGGACATGGGAGGAAGTGTCACG GGAGAGTTTCCGCACCTTCCGCGAGTTGTCCGAGATCTTCTCAGACGACAACAACTACTCCCTCAGCCGAGAGCTGCTGGTGAAG GAGGGAACCTCCAAGTTCGCCACTTTGGAAATCAACCCCAAACGAGCTCAGAGGAGACACCAGCAGCAGAGAGACCTG GGAGTGATGCAGGGGACGATTCCCTACCTGGGGACGTTCCTGACCGACCTGGTGATGATGGACACTGCCATGAAGGATTACACCGAG gGTGGTCTAATCAACTTCGAGAAGAGAAGAAAG GAGTTTGAGGTGATCGCTCAAATCAAACTGCTCCAGTTGGCCTCCAACAACTACAGTTTCACTCAGGACAGTCACTTCAGGGAGTGGTTCGCCGGTGTGGAGAAGCTCAGCGAGGCGGAGAG CTACAACCTGTCCTGTGAGATCGAGCCTCTGTCGGAGTCGGCCAGCAACACGCTCAGAGCCAAGAAGAACGGAGGGATCATGAAGCGCTGGAGCGA CCGGCAGCTGACGGAGGCCGGCTGCAGCAGCGCCCCGGGCTCTCATTCCAAGTCCTTCGACCACTCGCACTACAGACCGTACCAAGGCAGCgggggcggcggcggcggcggcggcggcgggggGGACAGCGGCGACGCTCTCAGCGTCACCTCCGTCAGCTCCAGCGGTTCAGACCTGGAGGACGTGAATGCCAGCTTCCTGTCCGACTCTCCGGAGGGACACGAGAGAAAG acgtCGACTCCTTCAGTGAAACTCACCGTCTCTGCTTTAGGACGAGAAGCTCCGGCAGCAGATACAACGTCAACG atgaagatgaagatgtcCTCACCGCCTCTTCTTTGCTCTCCCGTTCAGTTCTGGGAGTGCACGTCTCTGTCGTCTCTGGACACCTCCGGGACGGGCTCCAGCTCCGGCTCGGCCTCGGGCTCCAGCAGCGCCTcgtcctcctccgtctcctcctccacgCCGCTGTCCGCCGGGCGCTCGCACAAGCGCTCGGTGTCGGCGGTGTCCAACTACTCGACTCTGTCGCTGCCGCTGTACAACCAGCAGGTGGACGACTGCTGCATCATCAGGGTCAGCCTGGACGTGGAGAACGGCAACATGTACAAGAGCATCCTG GTGACGAGTCAGGACAAGACTCCGGCCGTCATCCGGAAGGCGATGATCAAACACAACCTGGAGCGAGAGAAGACCGACGAGTACGAGCTGATGCAGAAAATCACTGAGGACAAAG AGCTTCGGATCCCGGACAACGCCAACGTTTTCTACGCCATGAACTCCACTGCCAACTACGACTTTGTGCTGAAGAAGCGCGGCCTGGCGCGGCCGATGCGGGCCAAGAACGTGGCCAGTTCCACACTGCCTCGCATGAAACAGAAGGGACTGAAAATCGCTAAAGGGATTTTCTGA